The genomic segment ACGAAAGCCGGTGGTCGGCGCCAGGCCCGCAAAGCCCGTGCTCCGGCCGACCGCCGTCGAGGCGTCAATACAGCGCCCGGCCCCGCACAGCCAGACATCCGGCGCCGGGCCGGGCGAGCCGAAGCCGTAGCGCCAGCTCACGGAACGGATCGCCCGGCCGGCGACCGGCGTACTCGAACGCGGGCGCAGTATCGCCGTGGTATATCGCCAACCCCGCTGGCGCAGCGTCGGCGCGGTGGCCTCGGCCACCCAGCTGCCCGCAGCCCACGCGTGCCCGGCCGGCGAAGCCGCCGCAAGTACCAGAGCCAGCCACAGCAGCGCTACGAACGCCCGCCGGCGCATACGATCAGCTGCCGCCGATGAGCGTGGTCACCCGCAGGCTGCGATCATCGGGAATCTCGTTCTGCGACAGCACTGCCAGCCGCGGCAGGCGTCGACGCAGAAAACGGGCGAGCAACGGCCGAAGTTCGTGCTGGACCACCAACACCGGCGCCACACCACGCCCTTCCTGACGCGCGGCAGCCTCCTCGGTCTGGCTCATCAGGGTTTCGGCCAGACCAGGTTCCATGCCGCCGCCGTTGGCCAGCGCCTGGGCCAGCATCTGCTCAAGCCGGCTGTCCAGGCTCATCACTTCCAGCTGTGCCGCCGCCCCGAACCAGTGCTGGACGATGGAGCGGCCCAGCGCCATACGAATGGCTGCAGTGAGCTCATTCGCATCGGCACTGTGCTCGCCCTGCACGGCGAGCACGTCGAGTATCTGTCGCATATCGCGGATCGAGACATCCTCGTCGAGCAGGTTCTGCAGGATCGCGGTGAGCGTACTTAGGGCCACGGGCTTGGGCACGACGTCGTCCACCAGTCCCGGCGCGTCCTGCTTGACCCGATCGAGCAGCTGCTGAGTCTCCGTACGGCCGAGCATGCGGCTGGCGTTGACGCTAAGCAGATGGTTGATATGCGTGGCGATCACGGTCGCGGCGTCGACGACGGTGAAACCCTGGGCCTCGGCCTGATCGCGATGGCCGTCCTCGATCCAGGTGGCCGGCAGGCCGA from the Salinisphaera sp. T31B1 genome contains:
- a CDS encoding flagellar protein FlhE; this translates as MRRRAFVALLWLALVLAAASPAGHAWAAGSWVAEATAPTLRQRGWRYTTAILRPRSSTPVAGRAIRSVSWRYGFGSPGPAPDVWLCGAGRCIDASTAVGRSTGFAGLAPTTGFRFVFRLAGQGMLADPRRGGALQLVVNFE